A part of Astyanax mexicanus isolate ESR-SI-001 chromosome 2, AstMex3_surface, whole genome shotgun sequence genomic DNA contains:
- the rap1b gene encoding ras-related protein Rap-1b — translation MREYKLVVLGSGGVGKSALTVQFVQGIFVEKYDPTIEDSYRKQVEVDGQQCMLEILDTAGTEQFTAMRDLYMKNGQGFALVYSITAQSTFNDLQDLREQILRVKDTDDVPMILVGNKCDLEDERVVGKEQGQNLARQWNSCAFLESSAKSKINVNEIFYDLVRQINRKTPVPGKTRKKSNCQLL, via the exons ACTGTTCAGTTTGTTCAAGGGATCTTTGTGGAGAAGTATGACCCTACAATAGAAGACTCGTACAGGAAG CAAGTGGAAGTGGATGGCCAGCAATGCATGCTGGAAATTCTGGACACTGCAGGGACG GAACAATTCACAGCCATGAGGGACCTGTACATGAAGAACGGCCAGGGCTTCGCACTAGTATACTCCATAACGGCACAGTCCACATTCAACGACCTGCAGGACTTGAGAGAACAGATCCTGCGAGTTAAAGACACTGACGAC GTGCCAATGATCCTGGTGGGGAATAAGTGTGATCTGGAGGATGAAAGAGTGGTGGGAAAGGAGCAGGGACAGAACCTTGCCCGTCAGTGGAACAGCTGCGCCTTCCTGGAGTCCTCCGCAAAGTCCAAGATTAATGTAAATGAG ATCTTCTATGACCTGGTCCGGCAAATCAACAGGAAAACTCCAGTACCTGGGAAGACACGCAAAAAGTCCAACTGCCAGCTGCTCTAA
- the mcat gene encoding malonyl-CoA-acyl carrier protein transacylase, mitochondrial, which produces MNLLALIRRRAAAAGVSPPPRRTQPGSAPSRSLTDITDHLTEQHAAEEPRTPRPRRPPNRASVLLFPGQGSQFVGMGRGLLEYGNVREMFSVAQKVLGYDLLDLCLNGPEEDLMKTVHCQPAVFVTSLAAVERLNQENPEAVENCVTAAGFSVGEFAALVFSGAMDFAEALFAVKVRAEAMQKASDQTRSGMLSVIGKNQANYKHACLQAREHCLSLGIQNPVCSIANYLFPDGRVIAGHQEALDFLQKNSRKLHFARTRQLPVSGAFHTSLMEPAVEPLRDVLRELDVRRPIISVHSNVNGKRYMHDNHVRQQLVKQLVSPVKWEQILHEIYERNQGEDFPHTYEVGPGKQLGATLQKCNMKAFKNYKHIDVALPQD; this is translated from the exons ATGAATCTGCTCGCGCTGATCCGCCGGAGAGCTGCAGCCGCCGGGGTCTCCCCCCCACCGCGCAGAACACAGCCCGGATCAGCCCCCAGCAGGTCCCTCACAGACATCACGGACCACCTCACAGAGCAGCACGCCGCCGAGGAACCACGCACACCCAGACCAAGGAGACCCCCCAACCGCGCCTCCGTCCTCCTGTTCCCCGGACAGGGCAGTCAGTTCGTGGGCATGGGCAGGGGGCTGCTGGAGTACGGTAATGTCAGAGAAATGTTCTCAGTGGCTCAGAAGGTTCTGGGTTATGATCTGCTGGATCTGTGTTTGAATGGACCTGAGGAGGATCTGATGAAGACCGTCCACTGCCAGCCTGCTGTGTTTGTCACCTCTCTGGCTGCTGTGGAGAGACTGAACCAGGAGAACCCTGAG GCAGTAGAGAACTGTGTAACTGCTGCTGGCTTTAGTGTTGGGGAGTTTGCTGCTCTGGTGTTTTCTGGTGCGATGGACTTTGCTGAAG CTCTGTTTGCAGTGAAAGTTAGAGCAGAGGCCATGCAGAAAGCCTCTGATCAGACCCGAAGCGGAATGTTATCTGTGATCGGGAAAAATCAAGCCAACTACAAACACGCATGCCTTCAAGCCCGAGAGCACTGCCTGTCTCTGGGGATCCAGAATCCTGTCTGCTCTATTGCAAACTACCTCTTTCCAGATGGGAGGGTCATCGCTGGACATCAAGAG GCACTAGACTTCCTTCAGAAGAACTCTCGTAAGCTTCATTTTGCACGGACGCGGCAGCTGCCGGTGAGCGGGGCCTTCCACACCAGTCTGATGGAGCCGGCCGTGGAGCCTCTCCGAGATGTGCTGCGGGAGCTGGACGTGCGGCGGCCCATCATCTCCGTCCACTCCAACGTAAACGGAAAGCGCTACATGCACGATAATCACGTGAGGCAGCAGCTGGTCAAGCAGCTGGTGTCGCCGGTGAAGTGGGAACAGATACTGCACGAGATCTACGAGAGAAATCAGGGTGAGGACTTCCCTCACACGTATGAGGTGGGACCTGGGAAACAGCTGGGAGCTACACTGCAGAAATGCAACATGAAAGCATTTAAGAACTACAAGCACATCGATGTTGCACTGCCACAAGACTGA
- the bik gene encoding bcl-2-interacting killer gives MVQQAHEASDDISPQAGPSEVENHMLSDIGMSVRSAQQIGRQLAQIGDEMNSRWSEKLRNQWPQHQHWQGYGNVLNFAAMNGRIVGRLQWSRIMPMVRASWVVPQLHSQACQTAIKWMSWVCNLHFPDWSGRTKGFLASALLLVAAAAFTATWKMSES, from the exons ATGGTACAACAAGCACACGAAGCAAGCGATGACATTTCCCCCCAGGCTGGACCTAGCGAGGTGGAAAATCACATGCTGTCTGACATCGGCATGAG TGTGAGATCTGCTCAGCAGATCGGCCGTCAGCTGGCTCAGATTGGCGATGAAATGAACAGCAGGTGGAGTGAAAAGCTTCGTAACCAGTGGCCACAACATCAGCACTGGCAGGGATATGGGAATGTGTTGAACTTTGCAGCTATGAATGG CAGGATCGTTGGACGTCTCCAGTGGTCCAGGATCATGCCAATGGTCAGGGCATCCTGGGTGGTTCCTCAGCTGCACAGTCAGGCCTGCCAGACAGCTATAAAGTGGATGAGCTGG GTCTGCAACTTGCACTTTCCTGACTGGTCTGGGAGGACCAAGGGTTTCCTGGCTTCAGCTCTCTTGCTGGTTGCTGCAGCTGCCTTCACTGCAACCTGGAAAATGTCTGAGAGTTAG